DNA from Geobacillus vulcani PSS1:
TTGGAGTTGAACGCGCTCGCCGGCAAGCACGGCGTCGGTCGCATCGACCATGTTGAGAATCGCCTTGTCGGCATTAAGTCGCGCGAAGTGTACGAATGCCCAGGGGCGATCACGCTGATCAAAGCGCATAAAGAGCTGGAAGACTTGACGCTTGTGCGGGAAGTCGCCCATTTCAAACCGCTCATCGAGCAAAAAATCGCCGAAGTCATTTACAACGGCCTTTGGTTCTCGCCGCTTAAAGACGCGTTGGTCGCGTTTTTGAAAGAAACGCAGAAAAACGTCACCGGCGTTGTGCGCGTGAAGCTGTTTAAAGGCCATGCGATCGTCGAAGGGCGTAAATCGCCGTTCTCGCTCTACGATGAGAAATTGGCGACGTACACGTCGGAAGATGAATTTGACCATCAAGCGGCGGTCGGCTTCATTTCGCTGTACGGCTTGCCGACCAAAGTCAACAGCATCGTGAACAAGCAAAACAAAGCGTCGGTGTCGACCGGCCAATAAACCATCGGGAATAGGAAGGAGGAAGTCGCATTCCTCTGCGGCGTGAGGCGTGAAAAAGCTTTGGGGTGGACGGTTTACGAAAACAGCGGAAGAATGGGTCGACGAGTTTGGCGCGTCGATCCCGTTCGACCAAGAGCTCGTCGAAGAAGATATTGAAGGCAGCCTCGCCCATGTGACGATGCTCGGCGAGTGCGGCATCCTGCCGGCGGACGACGTCGAAAAAATTAAAGGCGGGCTTTTGCGCCTGCTCGAAAAAGCGAAGCGGGGGGAGCTCGAGTTTTCCGTCGCGTATGAAGACATTCATTTAAACATTGAAAAAATGTTGATTGACGACATCGGCCCGGTCGGCGGCAAGCTGCACACCGGACGGAGCCGGAACGACCAAGTGGCGACCGATATGCATCTATATTTGCGCAAGCGCGTCGAAGAGATTCTCGGCCTCATCCGCGGGCTGCAGCGGGCGTTGGCGGCTCAGGCCGAGAAGCATGTTGAAACGATCATGCCGGGGTATACGCATTTGCAGCGGGCGCAGCCGATTTCGTTTGCCCACCATCTGCTGGCGTATGTTTGGATGTTGGAGCGCGATTATGAGCGGTTTTCTGAGTCGCAAAAGCGCATCAACAAGTCGCCGCTTGGCGCCGGTGCGCTCGCCGGCACGACGTTTCCGATCGACCGGCAGCGGACGGCGGAGCTTTTGGGCTTTGCCGATAGTTACGAAAACAGCTTGGACGCCGTGAGCGACCGCGATTTCATCATCGAATTTTTAAGCAACAGTTCGATGCTCATGATGCACTTGTCGCGGCTCGCTGAGGAACTCATCCTTTGGTCAAGCCAAGAGTTCCAGTTCATTGAGCTCGATGACGCATTCGCGACCGGCAGCAGCATTATGCCGCAAAAGAAAAACCCGGACATGGCCGAGCTCATCCGCGGCAAAACGGGCCGCGTGTACGGCCACTTAATGGCGCTCCTCACGGTGATGAAAGGGCTGCCGCTTGCTTACAACAAAGATATGCAAGAGGATAAAGAAGGCATGTTTGATACGGTGAAGACGGTCATCGGGTCGCTGAAAATTTTCACTGGCATGATTGAAACGATGAACGTGCGCGCGGACGTCATGGAGCGGGCGACGAAACAAGACTTTTCGAACGCCACGGAGCTCGCCGACTACTTGGCCGCCAAAGGCGTGCCGTTCCGCGAAGCGCATGAAATCGTCGGCAAGCTCGTCTTGCGCTGCATCGAACAAGGCGTCTTTTTGGCCGATTTGCCGCTTGAGGTGTATCAAGAAGCGTCGCCGCTCTTTGAAGAAGACATTTATGACGCCTTGAACCCGCGCACGGCCGTCAACCGCCGCAACAGCGCCGGCGGCACCGGTTTTGCCGAAGTGCGCGCGGCGCTGGCGAAGGCGAAACAGTTGTTTAGCACCCCGTAACGGCGGGGTGTTCTTTTTTGGCCGTATCAATGGGGGCAACTTTTACTCTTTTGGCGTCCGGACAACGAGCACGTCACATTCCGCATGGCGGACGATGTTTTCTGAGACGCTGCCAATGAGCAGCCGTTCGACGGTGTTTAACCCGGTTGCCCCGCAAATGATCAAATCGGCTTTGTATTTCGGAGCCACCTCTTTCGCGATTTTCGCTTTCGGCGAGCCGAATTCGATGTCGGTCTCGACATCGTTGAGTCCGGCGGCGATGACCTCGTTTTTATACCGTTCGAGCAGCTCGTTCGCATATTGCTCCGACCGTTCGGCGAGGATGTAATCGTGCGCTTGAACGGTTGTGAACCCGCGCACATCGATGATGTGGGACAAAATGAGTTTCGCTCCGTTTCGTTTGGCGATTTGGATCGCTTTTTTCAACGCCCATTCCGCTTCTTTTGACCCATCGACGGCGACGACGATCGTTTGGTACGTCATGGTCATGCTCTCCTCTCCCTTTGGTGAAAAATGCTATCTCTATATATGGTATACCCATCGCCCTTTGACGAGAAACTAGGCCATATAATTGAGATTTTGTGAACAGGGGAGGAAGAGCAATGGAAAAGCGGTATAACGACTGGCAGTACGACGAGGAGGAAGTGCGGACGATCACCGAGCAAATTACTGAGTCGTATGAAAGCGGCATGGTTGACGATGATGAATCGCATTACGACCCGCGCCGCGAAGTCGGTGAATAGCCATAGCGCCTATGCGTTATGGTTATTTTTTTGTATTCGCCCCGGTTTGTAGTAAAGTAAAAATGAGACAGCAAATCGCGACGAGGAGGGAGAAGGGTGCGGCACGCCTTGATTACGGCCGGAGCGAAAGGATTGGGGAGAAAAGTGACCGAGCTGCTGCTTGATAAAGGCTACTCGGTGACGGTGAACTACCGGAGCGATGAACAGGCGGTGCGCTCGCTTGCCGAGAAGTACCGCGGCGCCGCTGACCGCCTCCAGTTTGTGCAAGGCGATGTGACGAACAAAGAGGATTTATCACGGATCGTGGACGCCGCCATGGAGCAGTTCGGCCGCATTGACTGTTTGATTAACAACGCGGGACCGTACATTTTCGAGCGGAAAAAGCTGGCCGATTATACGGAAGACGAATGGTATGAAATGATTGAAGGCAATTTGAGCTCGGTCTTCCATTTAGTGAGACGGACGATCCCGATTATGCGAAAACAGAGGTTTGGCCGCATCATTACGTACGGATTTCAAGGAGCGGCGGATGCCCCGGGCTGGGTGCACCGCTCGGCGTTCGGCGCGGCGAAAGTCGGGTTGGTGTCGTTGACGAAAACGATCGCCCTCGAAGAGGCGGAGTACGGCATCACCGCCAATATGGTGTGCCCGGGCAACATTGTCGGCGAGATGAAAGAGGCCGGGATCGCCGATGCCCGCAAAAAGCGCGACGACGAAACGCCCATTGGACGCCCGGGCACCGGCGAAGATATCGCCCGCGTCATCGCGTTCTTGTGCGACGACGATTCCGACTTCATCACCGGCGCCGTCATTGACGTCACCGGTGGAGCGAACGTCATTTACCGCCACTTTTTCCGTTGAGAACAGCGCCTCCTTTTTCGTTTGCTTTCGCGCGAAACGGGGCACAATAAAAGGAGAAGCGGGAAGGAAAAAGGAGGAAAAAGCGATGAAGATCGGCATTCCAAAAGAAATCAAAAACAATGAAAACCGCGTCGCCATCACCCCGGCTGGCGTGATGACGCTCGTCAAAGCCGGGCATGACGTGTATGTGGAGACAGAAGCCGGCGCTGGGTCGGGGTTTTCCGATTCCGAGTATGAAAAAGCCGGAGCGGTGATCGTGTCGAACGCGGAAGATGCCTGGGCGGCGGAGATGGTGTTGAAAGTGAAGGAGCCGCTCCCGGAAGAGTTCCGCTATTTCCGTCCTGGGCTCATTTTGTTTACGTATTTGCACTTGGCCGCGGCCGAAGCGCTCACGAAAGCGCTCGTCGAGCAAAAGGTGGTCGGCATCGCTTACGAGACGGTGCAGCTTGAGAACGGATCGCTGCCGCTGTTGACGCCGATGAGCGAAGTCGCCGGCCGCATGTCGGTGCAAGTCGGCGCCCAGTTTCTCGAGAAGCCGCACGGCGGGAAAGGTGTTTTGCTTGGCGGCGTCCCCGGGGTGCGGCGCGGCAAAGTGACGATCATCGGCGGCGGAACGGCGGGAACGAACGCGGCGAAAATCGCAGTCGGCCTTGGGGCGGATGTGACCATTTTGGACATTAACGCTGAGCGGCTGCGCGAGCTCGATGATTTGTTCGGCGATCAGGTAACGACATTGATGTCCAACTCGTACCATATCGCTGAATGCGTGCGCGAATCGGATTTGGTCGTCGGTGCTGTTCTCATCCCAGGGGCGAAAGCGCCGAAGCTGGTGACGGAAGAAATGGTGCGCTCGATGATGCCAGGCTCGGTGTTGGTCGACGTCGCCATTGACCAAGGCGGCATTTTTGAAACAACCGACCGCGTCACGACGCACGACGATCCAACATATGTCAAGCACGGCGTCGTCCATTACGCGGTTGCCAACATGCCGGGCGCTGTCCCGCGCACGTCGACATTCGCGCTGACGAACGTCACGATCCCCTATGCTTTACAAATCGCCAACAAAGGCTACCGCGCCGCTTGCCTTGACAATCCGGCGCTGTTGAAAGGGATCAACACGCTTGACGGGCACATCGTGTATGAAGCAGTGGCGGCGGCGCACAACATGCCGTATACGGATGTTCATTCGTTGCTGCGAGGATGAACCGGGTTCGACAGCGGCTAGGCCAGGCCTCTCGCCCTTGATTCAAAAAAGGGGAGAGGCCTTTTTGCGCTTGTCTATTGACGGTCGAGATCGGACAGAGCCGGCGGACAGCTTTTTTGATGCGCTCATTCGCGGCCGCCTTTGCCAGTGCCCCCTCTTGTTAGACAATAAGCAATTCCTTCGAAAACGACGTCAACACCTCAACTCCGTGATCCGTAACCGCGACGTCGTCTTCAATGCGCACGCCGCCGATGGACGGAATGTAAATGCCCGGTTCGATCGTAAACACCATGCC
Protein-coding regions in this window:
- the argH gene encoding argininosuccinate lyase, which produces MKKLWGGRFTKTAEEWVDEFGASIPFDQELVEEDIEGSLAHVTMLGECGILPADDVEKIKGGLLRLLEKAKRGELEFSVAYEDIHLNIEKMLIDDIGPVGGKLHTGRSRNDQVATDMHLYLRKRVEEILGLIRGLQRALAAQAEKHVETIMPGYTHLQRAQPISFAHHLLAYVWMLERDYERFSESQKRINKSPLGAGALAGTTFPIDRQRTAELLGFADSYENSLDAVSDRDFIIEFLSNSSMLMMHLSRLAEELILWSSQEFQFIELDDAFATGSSIMPQKKNPDMAELIRGKTGRVYGHLMALLTVMKGLPLAYNKDMQEDKEGMFDTVKTVIGSLKIFTGMIETMNVRADVMERATKQDFSNATELADYLAAKGVPFREAHEIVGKLVLRCIEQGVFLADLPLEVYQEASPLFEEDIYDALNPRTAVNRRNSAGGTGFAEVRAALAKAKQLFSTP
- a CDS encoding universal stress protein, producing MTMTYQTIVVAVDGSKEAEWALKKAIQIAKRNGAKLILSHIIDVRGFTTVQAHDYILAERSEQYANELLERYKNEVIAAGLNDVETDIEFGSPKAKIAKEVAPKYKADLIICGATGLNTVERLLIGSVSENIVRHAECDVLVVRTPKE
- a CDS encoding SDR family oxidoreductase — its product is MRHALITAGAKGLGRKVTELLLDKGYSVTVNYRSDEQAVRSLAEKYRGAADRLQFVQGDVTNKEDLSRIVDAAMEQFGRIDCLINNAGPYIFERKKLADYTEDEWYEMIEGNLSSVFHLVRRTIPIMRKQRFGRIITYGFQGAADAPGWVHRSAFGAAKVGLVSLTKTIALEEAEYGITANMVCPGNIVGEMKEAGIADARKKRDDETPIGRPGTGEDIARVIAFLCDDDSDFITGAVIDVTGGANVIYRHFFR
- the ald gene encoding alanine dehydrogenase, which codes for MKIGIPKEIKNNENRVAITPAGVMTLVKAGHDVYVETEAGAGSGFSDSEYEKAGAVIVSNAEDAWAAEMVLKVKEPLPEEFRYFRPGLILFTYLHLAAAEALTKALVEQKVVGIAYETVQLENGSLPLLTPMSEVAGRMSVQVGAQFLEKPHGGKGVLLGGVPGVRRGKVTIIGGGTAGTNAAKIAVGLGADVTILDINAERLRELDDLFGDQVTTLMSNSYHIAECVRESDLVVGAVLIPGAKAPKLVTEEMVRSMMPGSVLVDVAIDQGGIFETTDRVTTHDDPTYVKHGVVHYAVANMPGAVPRTSTFALTNVTIPYALQIANKGYRAACLDNPALLKGINTLDGHIVYEAVAAAHNMPYTDVHSLLRG